One Pectobacterium colocasium DNA segment encodes these proteins:
- the menF gene encoding isochorismate synthase MenF, with amino-acid sequence MKQLSDLLRHLQQDLREPQPECAGFRQITRSLTLSDASELLPWLATQPVYPQFYWQHRQDREEAAVCGNVCGFHHIQDAEAFLAEQQCGPNVRIWGLNAFNQIKESDTSSPGYLFLPRAELRRQDDTLSLSINLFSDTSLQQDAAEASAFINLLLPPASLPALHAEVQSVGHQPERQGWIDLLQRALHDINAGLMEKVVLARATTLTLTQSLQATTFMAASRAANHHCFHFMLAHDARHAFLGSSPERLYRRRGSELETEALAGTVASDRDAHKAAELADWLMNDTKNQCENMLVVDDICQRLQQSALSLDVMPPEIVRLRKVQHLRRTIHATLRTASDSACLKALQPTAAVAGLPRQEARRFIAEHEPFERGWYAGSAGYLSRQQSEFSVALRSAEVRDHILTLYAGAGIVAASDPEQEWQELENKAAGLRSLLDGDMS; translated from the coding sequence GTGAAACAACTTTCCGACTTGCTGCGGCATTTGCAGCAGGATTTGCGCGAGCCACAGCCTGAATGCGCTGGTTTCAGACAAATAACGCGTTCATTAACTCTCAGCGATGCGTCTGAGCTATTGCCGTGGCTGGCGACTCAGCCGGTGTACCCACAGTTCTATTGGCAGCATCGCCAGGATCGTGAAGAAGCCGCTGTGTGCGGCAATGTGTGCGGGTTTCATCATATTCAGGATGCCGAGGCATTTCTCGCCGAGCAGCAGTGCGGCCCCAACGTGCGAATCTGGGGACTGAATGCGTTTAACCAGATAAAAGAAAGCGACACTTCGTCTCCTGGCTACCTGTTTTTGCCCCGTGCAGAGCTGCGGCGTCAGGATGATACGCTCAGCCTGAGTATTAATCTGTTCAGCGATACCTCATTGCAGCAGGATGCCGCCGAAGCCTCGGCGTTTATTAATCTGCTTCTGCCGCCTGCGTCGCTGCCTGCTTTGCATGCGGAGGTTCAGTCCGTCGGGCATCAGCCAGAGCGCCAGGGATGGATTGATTTGCTCCAGCGGGCGCTGCATGACATCAATGCGGGACTGATGGAAAAGGTCGTTCTGGCACGGGCGACTACGCTAACGCTGACGCAGTCGCTACAGGCCACCACCTTTATGGCCGCCAGCCGGGCGGCAAATCACCACTGTTTCCATTTCATGCTGGCGCACGACGCGCGTCATGCGTTTCTCGGTTCCAGCCCGGAACGGCTTTATCGTCGTCGGGGGAGTGAGCTGGAAACGGAAGCGCTGGCGGGGACGGTGGCAAGCGATCGCGACGCACACAAAGCTGCTGAACTGGCTGACTGGCTGATGAATGACACCAAAAATCAGTGCGAGAACATGCTGGTGGTGGATGATATTTGCCAGCGGCTCCAGCAGTCCGCGCTGTCGCTGGATGTGATGCCGCCGGAAATTGTGCGCCTGCGTAAAGTACAGCATCTGCGCCGCACCATTCATGCCACATTACGAACGGCGTCTGATAGCGCGTGCCTGAAGGCATTACAGCCCACGGCGGCGGTTGCGGGTTTGCCGCGGCAAGAGGCGCGGCGCTTTATTGCCGAACATGAACCGTTTGAACGCGGCTGGTACGCAGGGTCGGCGGGTTACCTTTCTCGTCAGCAGTCTGAATTCAGCGTGGCGTTACGTTCAGCCGAAGTGCGGGATCATATTTTAACGCTCTATGCCGGTGCCGGAATTGTGGCCGCTTCTGATCCAGAACAAGAATGGCAGGAGTTGGAAAACAAAGCGGCAGGGCTGAGATCCCTGTTAGACGGTGATATGTCATAG
- the menH gene encoding 2-succinyl-6-hydroxy-2,4-cyclohexadiene-1-carboxylate synthase, which produces MGALDSQGIEFQGLDSQDSGSQGLSCRKVTHGAVAPRQPWLVCLHGLLGSGEDWLPVLPFCRDWPVLLVDLPGHSASRTISATDFADVSRLLSETLREQDITRYWLLGYSLGGRIAMYHACNGQHDGMLGLLVEGGHPGLATPELRTARIHHDARWAQRFHHEPLPAVLQDWYQQAVFADVDSVQREQLIERRSANHGASVAAMLEATSLGRQPFLADRLRHLSMPFVYLCGASDMKFQTLATQYGLPLLSVAQAGHNAHQANPAVYAERVRAFLLHHVKD; this is translated from the coding sequence ATGGGCGCACTAGATTCTCAGGGGATAGAGTTTCAGGGGCTAGATTCTCAGGATTCAGGTTCTCAGGGGTTAAGCTGCCGGAAGGTGACGCATGGCGCGGTGGCGCCGAGGCAGCCGTGGCTGGTATGCCTACATGGTTTATTAGGCAGCGGAGAGGACTGGTTGCCCGTCCTGCCGTTTTGCCGCGACTGGCCCGTACTGCTGGTGGATTTACCCGGACATAGTGCGTCGCGAACGATTTCCGCAACCGATTTTGCCGATGTGAGTCGCCTGCTCAGCGAGACGCTGCGGGAGCAAGATATTACGCGTTATTGGCTGTTGGGTTATTCGCTCGGTGGGCGTATCGCGATGTATCACGCTTGTAACGGGCAGCATGACGGCATGCTGGGGCTGTTGGTCGAAGGCGGCCACCCCGGTCTGGCGACGCCGGAGCTGCGTACGGCACGTATCCACCATGATGCTCGTTGGGCGCAACGCTTTCATCACGAACCGCTGCCCGCGGTCTTGCAGGACTGGTATCAGCAGGCAGTCTTTGCCGATGTGGATTCAGTACAGCGTGAACAGCTGATTGAGCGCCGGAGTGCGAATCACGGCGCATCCGTTGCGGCCATGCTGGAAGCCACGTCGCTGGGGCGGCAGCCTTTTTTAGCAGACCGTCTCCGACACCTGTCGATGCCTTTTGTTTATTTATGCGGTGCCAGCGATATGAAATTTCAAACGCTGGCGACGCAATATGGCCTGCCGTTACTGAGCGTAGCGCAGGCAGGCCACAATGCTCATCAGGCGAATCCAGCGGTGTATGCCGAGCGGGTTCGCGCTTTTCTTTTGCATCACGTTAAGGATTGA
- the menD gene encoding 2-succinyl-5-enolpyruvyl-6-hydroxy-3-cyclohexene-1-carboxylic-acid synthase, whose protein sequence is MSTSVFNRRWATLLLESLTRHGVRHVCIAPGSRSTPLTLSAADNHALICHTHFDERGLGHLALGLAKASREPVAIIVTSGTAAANLYPAIIEAGLTGERLVVLTADRPPELIDCGANQAIRQHALYASHPTLALDLPRPTPDIPASWLVSSVDSAMARLMHGALHINCPFAEPLYGADDGTAYQDWLMTLGDWWNSREPWLREMRQSALVVQPDWPQWRQKRGVVLAGRVSPEQGARLAAWANELGWPLIGDVLSQSGQPLPCADIWLAHPDAADRLRQAEIVLQFGGSLTGKRLLQWQEQCQPQEFWLIDDLPGRLDPAHHRGRRLVADVGEWLSAHPAHKQAPWADMLVDIADRTQRQIDMHLAPRFGEAQLAQRIPALLPPDGQLFVGNSLVVRLIDALAQLPQGYPVYGNRGASGIDGLISTLAGVQRATAKATLGIVGDLSALYDLNALALLRQAPAPLVLIVVNNNGGQIFSLLPTPVAQREAFYCMPQNVEFGHAAAMFGLNYVRADNWEQLANTVMDCWAQGGVTLLEVVVEPKDGAATLNELVAQVATWAH, encoded by the coding sequence ATGTCAACAAGTGTATTTAATCGCCGCTGGGCTACATTACTGCTGGAATCGCTGACCCGCCACGGCGTCCGGCATGTCTGTATCGCGCCCGGTTCTCGCTCCACCCCGCTGACATTGTCTGCGGCGGACAACCACGCGCTGATTTGCCACACGCATTTTGACGAACGCGGGCTCGGGCATCTGGCGCTTGGGCTAGCAAAAGCCTCACGTGAACCGGTTGCGATTATCGTGACGTCAGGCACCGCTGCCGCGAACCTTTATCCTGCCATCATTGAAGCCGGGCTGACCGGTGAGCGGCTGGTCGTTCTGACCGCCGACCGTCCGCCGGAGCTGATCGACTGCGGCGCGAATCAGGCGATTCGTCAACATGCGCTGTATGCTTCACACCCCACATTGGCGCTGGATTTACCGCGCCCCACGCCCGACATCCCAGCTAGCTGGCTGGTTTCTTCTGTCGATAGCGCCATGGCGCGACTGATGCACGGCGCGCTGCACATTAACTGCCCGTTTGCTGAACCGCTGTACGGTGCCGATGACGGCACGGCGTATCAGGATTGGCTGATGACGCTGGGCGACTGGTGGAATAGCCGTGAACCCTGGCTGCGTGAAATGCGTCAGAGTGCGCTGGTGGTGCAGCCGGACTGGCCGCAGTGGCGACAGAAGCGCGGCGTTGTGCTCGCCGGTCGCGTGAGTCCCGAACAGGGGGCGCGTCTCGCCGCGTGGGCAAATGAACTGGGTTGGCCGCTTATTGGTGATGTTCTGTCGCAAAGTGGGCAGCCGTTGCCCTGTGCGGATATCTGGCTGGCGCATCCCGACGCAGCGGATCGCTTACGGCAGGCGGAGATTGTCTTGCAGTTCGGCGGTAGCCTGACCGGTAAGCGCCTGTTGCAATGGCAGGAACAGTGCCAGCCGCAAGAATTCTGGTTAATTGACGATCTGCCGGGACGGCTGGATCCGGCTCATCATCGCGGGCGTCGTCTGGTGGCGGACGTGGGCGAGTGGCTGTCAGCGCACCCGGCGCACAAGCAGGCACCGTGGGCGGATATGTTGGTGGATATTGCCGACAGAACGCAGCGGCAGATCGACATGCATCTGGCTCCTCGCTTTGGTGAGGCACAGTTGGCGCAGCGTATACCCGCACTGTTGCCGCCAGATGGACAGCTGTTTGTCGGCAACAGCCTGGTAGTGCGCTTGATCGACGCGCTGGCGCAGCTCCCGCAGGGATATCCGGTGTACGGTAATCGCGGTGCCAGCGGTATTGATGGCCTGATCTCCACGCTGGCTGGCGTGCAGCGTGCCACCGCGAAAGCGACGCTGGGCATCGTCGGCGATCTCTCTGCGTTATACGATTTGAATGCGCTGGCGCTGCTGCGTCAGGCTCCCGCTCCGCTGGTGCTGATTGTGGTGAACAATAACGGCGGCCAGATATTTTCCCTGTTGCCGACGCCGGTTGCGCAGCGTGAAGCGTTTTACTGCATGCCGCAAAATGTGGAGTTCGGCCATGCTGCTGCGATGTTTGGCCTCAATTACGTGCGCGCTGATAACTGGGAACAGCTGGCGAATACGGTAATGGACTGCTGGGCACAGGGGGGCGTCACGCTGCTGGAGGTCGTGGTTGAGCCGAAGGATGGCGCAGCAACGCTCAATGAACTGGTCGCGCAGGTGGCGACATGGGCGCACTAG
- the menB gene encoding 1,4-dihydroxy-2-naphthoyl-CoA synthase has protein sequence MLYPSEELLYAPIEWHDCSGDFADILYHKSTDGIAKITINRPQVRNAFRPQTVKEMIQALDNARHDDGIGTIILTGAGDKAFCSGGDQKVRGDYGGYQDDSGVHHLNVLDFQRQIRTCPKPVVAMVAGYSIGGGHVLHMMCDLTIAAENAIFGQTGPRVGSFDGGWGASYMARIVGQKKAREIWFLCRQYDAAQALDMGLVNTVVPLADLEKETVRWCREMLQNSPMALRCLKAALNADCDGQAGLQELAGNATMLFYMTDEGQEGRNAFNEKRQPDFSKFKRNP, from the coding sequence ATGCTTTATCCGAGTGAAGAACTGCTTTACGCACCGATTGAATGGCACGATTGCAGCGGCGATTTCGCCGATATCCTCTACCATAAATCCACCGATGGCATTGCCAAAATCACCATTAACCGCCCTCAGGTACGTAATGCGTTTCGTCCGCAGACGGTAAAAGAGATGATCCAGGCGCTCGACAATGCGCGCCATGACGACGGGATTGGAACGATCATTCTGACCGGTGCAGGCGATAAGGCATTCTGCTCCGGCGGCGATCAGAAAGTACGCGGCGACTACGGCGGTTATCAGGATGACAGCGGTGTGCACCACCTGAACGTGCTGGATTTCCAACGCCAGATCCGTACCTGTCCGAAGCCAGTTGTCGCGATGGTCGCGGGCTATTCCATCGGTGGCGGACACGTTCTGCACATGATGTGCGACCTGACCATTGCGGCTGAAAATGCCATCTTCGGTCAAACGGGGCCGCGTGTGGGGTCCTTCGACGGCGGCTGGGGGGCGTCTTACATGGCACGCATCGTGGGCCAGAAAAAAGCACGTGAAATCTGGTTCCTGTGCCGTCAGTACGATGCGGCACAAGCGCTGGATATGGGGCTGGTGAACACAGTGGTTCCGCTGGCCGACCTGGAAAAAGAGACCGTGCGCTGGTGCCGTGAAATGCTGCAAAACAGCCCAATGGCGCTGCGCTGCCTGAAAGCGGCACTGAACGCGGACTGCGATGGTCAGGCGGGCTTGCAGGAACTGGCGGGTAACGCCACCATGCTGTTCTATATGACGGACGAAGGGCAGGAAGGCCGTAACGCGTTCAACGAAAAACGTCAGCCTGACTTCAGCAAATTCAAACGGAATCCGTAA